A single window of Gimesia chilikensis DNA harbors:
- a CDS encoding DUF4198 domain-containing protein — protein MKITFLTALLLCCTWQFAPVQAHDTWVESNTSLIRSGDAIYIDLKLGNHGNHHRDFKLASKIDLEGCTLDVLDPTGKAYDLKSTVIDTGYAPKEGYWKAKFVPAQKGLYLVSHSIDRVVNHGKPVRAIKSAKTFFVVSPKLDQVSLENPGFDRVLGHPLEIVPVVNPVTPMGPGKPLQVRVLLKGKPLADATVSFIPRGETLKGDFDDRYERHSDSEGLAEFTPRTGNQYLVVVHHTAADEKTEQYEQTAYAATLTVLVPELCPCCGE, from the coding sequence ATGAAAATTACATTCCTTACCGCTTTGCTGCTCTGCTGCACATGGCAATTCGCGCCGGTGCAGGCACATGATACCTGGGTGGAATCCAATACCAGCCTGATCCGTTCCGGCGATGCGATTTACATTGACCTCAAACTGGGCAATCATGGAAATCATCACCGTGATTTCAAGCTCGCCAGTAAGATTGACCTGGAGGGTTGCACGCTCGACGTGCTCGATCCCACCGGTAAAGCATACGATCTGAAGAGCACCGTCATCGATACCGGTTACGCCCCCAAAGAAGGATACTGGAAGGCGAAGTTCGTACCCGCTCAAAAAGGATTATACCTGGTTTCGCATTCAATCGACCGGGTTGTCAATCACGGTAAGCCGGTTCGTGCGATTAAAAGTGCCAAAACGTTTTTCGTCGTCAGTCCCAAACTGGATCAGGTTTCACTCGAGAATCCCGGCTTTGACCGCGTGCTGGGACATCCCCTCGAAATTGTTCCCGTTGTAAATCCCGTGACACCCATGGGACCGGGGAAGCCGCTTCAGGTCCGTGTTCTGTTAAAAGGCAAGCCCCTGGCGGATGCGACTGTCTCCTTTATACCTCGTGGAGAAACTCTCAAAGGCGATTTTGACGATCGCTATGAACGTCACTCCGATTCAGAGGGACTGGCTGAATTCACTCCGCGGACGGGCAATCAGTATCTCGTCGTTGTGCATCACACCGCGGCGGATGAAAAGACCGAACAGTACGAGCAAACCGCGTACGCAGCCACACTCACAGTGCTGGTTCCTGAACTCTGTCCCTGTTGCGGTGAGTAA
- a CDS encoding DUF1559 domain-containing protein: MKFSSQSRVRNTRGFTLIELLVVIAIIAILIALLLPAVQQAREAARRSQCKNNLKQLALALHNYESAHRVFPPGSLGYPYVWSAHAQLLPFVDQGNLQGLLNYDVPPLNAFNSGSFDATEVGNNDTAARTRLPLMVCPSDKDAVPGSDYAGISYPACLGSGLNGSGTADDGSNSNADGVIFQRSKVRFRDVTDGTTNTVLFSEQLLGDGQNAAPATGDYRHRVIELSMGTQTTPAACTAASAPAWSGQRGAKWVNGHLADSMYNHWYGPNANVPDCQNGFHNFALVSARSAHTGGVQIALVDGSCRFVSENINLDIWRALATRAGGEVIGEY; the protein is encoded by the coding sequence ATGAAATTTTCGTCACAGTCCCGCGTCCGAAATACGCGCGGATTTACCCTTATCGAATTACTGGTCGTGATCGCGATTATTGCGATTCTGATCGCACTACTGCTGCCGGCCGTCCAGCAGGCACGTGAAGCAGCGCGGCGGAGTCAGTGTAAAAATAACCTCAAGCAGCTGGCACTGGCGCTGCATAATTATGAATCGGCACATCGTGTCTTTCCGCCCGGCAGTCTCGGGTATCCTTATGTCTGGTCTGCGCATGCACAACTGCTGCCCTTCGTCGACCAGGGAAACCTGCAGGGCCTGCTCAATTACGATGTGCCCCCACTCAATGCCTTTAACTCGGGATCGTTTGATGCCACCGAGGTGGGCAATAACGATACGGCTGCCCGCACCAGGCTGCCTTTGATGGTTTGCCCCAGTGACAAAGACGCCGTTCCTGGATCCGATTACGCCGGAATCAGTTACCCCGCCTGTCTCGGTTCCGGATTGAATGGATCGGGGACGGCAGACGACGGCTCGAACAGTAACGCGGATGGTGTCATCTTTCAGCGATCGAAAGTGCGCTTTCGTGATGTGACCGATGGGACTACGAATACGGTCCTGTTTAGTGAGCAACTGCTCGGCGATGGACAGAACGCGGCACCCGCTACCGGCGATTATCGTCACCGGGTGATCGAGCTTTCCATGGGAACGCAAACCACGCCCGCCGCCTGTACGGCAGCTTCCGCACCCGCCTGGTCCGGGCAGCGTGGCGCCAAATGGGTGAACGGTCACCTGGCGGACTCGATGTACAATCACTGGTATGGTCCCAACGCGAATGTCCCCGACTGTCAGAACGGCTTTCATAACTTTGCCCTGGTCAGCGCCCGTAGCGCACATACCGGCGGAGTTCAGATCGCTCTGGTCGATGGCAGTTGCCGGTTCGTCAGCGAGAATATCAATCTCGATATCTGGCGTGCCCTGGCTACGCGTGCCGGTGGTGAAGTCATCGGAGAATATTAA